A part of Chloroflexota bacterium genomic DNA contains:
- a CDS encoding zinc-binding dehydrogenase, translated as MRAVVIQEDLKSIKVQEIPTPRAEPGTVLLRTIYCSICGTDIEYLDGALQDIPGFELHAGTILGHEWVAEVVEIGKDVQGWSVGDRVTSSQIKQPCGECYFCKHLMYHLCLGGPSRGSYVGSQAFWKRGGAMAEYFLKPQHSLQLVPENVPSEEACLTEPLATGIGSINAADLKIGQSAVIIGAGRIGLCAMLCARAMGVAPVIVADIVKSRLDKALEMGADAALNAREVDIVDAVTELTDAGPDAVLVCVREGKVLNQAVRMVRHGGTIALTGFIRPMEVDPAHWVANKLTIRGHIGGSILAALNLMANKLVNIKPLISEIMPLEEAKRGFDSIRSGQNLAVLLKP; from the coding sequence ATGAGAGCAGTAGTAATCCAGGAAGATCTGAAAAGCATCAAGGTACAGGAAATTCCAACGCCACGGGCGGAACCCGGGACCGTCCTCCTCAGAACCATATACTGTTCGATTTGCGGCACTGACATTGAATATCTTGATGGTGCACTTCAAGATATCCCCGGTTTTGAGTTGCATGCTGGGACCATACTGGGGCATGAATGGGTAGCTGAAGTTGTCGAAATCGGTAAAGATGTTCAGGGATGGTCAGTCGGCGACAGGGTGACGAGCTCTCAGATAAAACAGCCCTGCGGGGAGTGCTACTTCTGTAAGCACCTGATGTATCACCTGTGTCTTGGTGGACCATCAAGAGGTTCCTATGTAGGAAGTCAGGCATTCTGGAAAAGGGGCGGTGCCATGGCCGAATATTTCTTGAAGCCTCAACATTCACTTCAATTGGTGCCTGAAAATGTACCGTCAGAAGAAGCTTGCCTAACAGAACCTCTGGCTACAGGAATAGGCTCAATCAACGCCGCAGATTTGAAAATAGGGCAGTCCGCCGTAATCATTGGCGCCGGCAGAATCGGCCTGTGTGCGATGCTATGCGCAAGAGCTATGGGTGTAGCCCCTGTCATTGTTGCCGACATAGTGAAATCGCGCTTGGATAAGGCGCTGGAAATGGGAGCCGATGCAGCGCTCAATGCCAGAGAAGTGGACATTGTGGATGCAGTTACAGAGTTAACTGATGCGGGCCCTGATGCGGTCTTAGTTTGTGTGCGTGAAGGGAAGGTGTTAAATCAGGCAGTTCGCATGGTCAGACACGGTGGTACAATAGCCTTGACAGGATTCATCAGGCCTATGGAGGTAGACCCTGCCCACTGGGTAGCCAATAAGTTGACTATTCGAGGACACATCGGTGGGTCAATATTGGCTGCCCTTAATCTGATGGCCAACAAGCTCGTCAATATCAAACCGCTGATTTCCGAGATAATGCCGCTTGAAGAAGCCAAAAGAGGATTCGACTCGATACGGAGTGGACAAAACCTGGCGGTCTTATTGAAACCTTAA